The following proteins come from a genomic window of Miscanthus floridulus cultivar M001 chromosome 2, ASM1932011v1, whole genome shotgun sequence:
- the LOC136538819 gene encoding remorin 1.4-like: protein MEAELKKIHEQLEMKKAAQAEKLKNSAAAVHRAAEEKRAAAVARRGEEVIAAEEAAARYRARGQAPTRLFGRGWPDHTPLLIALPPRPSRFLVLCPCLLLVFWFWHR from the exons ATGGAGGCCGAGCTCAAGAAGATCCAC GAGCAgctggagatgaagaaggcggcgCAAGCGGAGAAGCTGAAGAACAGCGCGGCGGCGGTGCACAGAGCTGCAGAGGAGAAGCGCGCGGCTGCCGTAGCGCGGCGCGGCGAGGAGGTCATCGCCGCGGAGGAGGCGGCCGCCAGGTACCGCGCCAGGGGGCAGGCGCCCACCAGGCTCTTCGGCAGGGGGTGGCCGGACCACACGCCGCTGCTGATCGCGTTGCCTCCTCGGCCCTCGCGGTTTCTTGTCCTGTGTCCTTGCCTCCTTTTGGTGTTCTGGTTCTGGCACAGATAG